From a region of the uncultured Desulfatiglans sp. genome:
- a CDS encoding Restriction modification system DNA specificity domain-containing protein (modular protein) codes for MMSTVLKPYPEYRPSGLPWLGTIPSHWEVRRNGRLFAQRNETGYPDLPILEVSLKTGVRIRDLENAKRKQVMSEREKYKRAVKGDIAYNMMRMWQGAVGVAPEDGLISPAYVVARPLDGTDSRYFAYLFRTGAYMSEVNKYSHGIVTDRNRLYWDEFKQMPSPFPPLEEQNAIADYLDRKDTEIREFIRNKRRLVALLNECKLMIVNEAVTKGIDSNVKLKPSGIDWLGDIPEHWEARRLRTLAAVRASGVDKITNEDEVPVMLCNYVDVYKNDRITTALEFMKATARPEEIRAFELKAGDVIITKDSESWDDIAIPTFVPEALPGVVCAYHLALIRPFSGEIEGEFLFRAFSSDPVADQFRIAATGVTRFGLSQGAIKGAFFPLPPLEEQQAIIVHINEKCAEISQAILRAEREIELIEEYHTTLICDAVFGRLDVRHLAKPEKRRKPSVHFCRSVLAAEIVDRHRDTPRFGWIKLQKAILLAERHLELEEIQSRPVRAAAGPFDNAMMRSVHAQMKRSKWFDPQRQEGGGIAYLPMEKCGAHRNYFDRYWGDRKTSFDRLMELIHPMKTEQIEIVATLYAAWNDFLIQGETVDDDRLVDEVLNRWDASKKRISEDRWRAAIDWMREKNLVPKGYGRATERVQDGDC; via the coding sequence ATGATGAGCACGGTGCTGAAGCCTTATCCCGAATACCGTCCTTCCGGTTTGCCATGGTTGGGAACCATCCCCTCCCATTGGGAGGTACGGCGCAACGGGAGGCTCTTTGCCCAGCGCAACGAAACCGGCTATCCCGACCTGCCCATTCTGGAGGTGTCGCTGAAAACCGGCGTTCGCATCCGGGATCTGGAAAACGCCAAGCGCAAGCAGGTCATGTCCGAGCGCGAAAAATACAAACGGGCGGTCAAGGGCGACATCGCCTATAACATGATGCGCATGTGGCAGGGCGCTGTCGGGGTCGCCCCGGAAGACGGGTTGATCAGCCCGGCGTACGTGGTGGCCCGGCCCCTTGACGGCACCGACAGCCGTTATTTCGCCTATCTCTTCCGCACCGGAGCCTACATGAGCGAGGTGAACAAGTATTCCCACGGCATCGTGACCGACCGCAACCGGCTTTACTGGGACGAGTTCAAGCAGATGCCATCGCCCTTTCCGCCGCTGGAAGAACAAAACGCTATCGCCGATTACCTCGACCGCAAGGACACGGAAATCCGAGAGTTCATCCGCAACAAACGCAGGCTCGTGGCATTGTTGAATGAATGTAAACTGATGATAGTCAACGAAGCGGTCACAAAGGGAATCGATTCGAATGTGAAGCTTAAACCGTCTGGGATTGATTGGCTTGGAGATATTCCGGAGCATTGGGAGGCCAGACGGCTCCGCACGCTGGCTGCGGTCAGGGCCAGTGGCGTTGACAAGATCACGAACGAGGACGAAGTCCCGGTAATGCTGTGCAATTACGTGGACGTTTACAAGAACGACCGCATCACAACTGCTCTTGAATTCATGAAGGCCACGGCCAGGCCAGAAGAGATTCGCGCATTTGAACTGAAAGCGGGTGACGTGATCATCACCAAAGACTCCGAAAGTTGGGACGATATCGCGATCCCCACCTTCGTTCCCGAGGCGCTGCCAGGCGTGGTATGCGCCTATCATTTGGCCTTGATAAGACCTTTCTCAGGGGAAATTGAAGGCGAGTTTCTGTTCAGGGCGTTCTCTTCCGACCCGGTGGCAGACCAGTTCCGGATTGCCGCCACCGGCGTGACTCGCTTTGGCCTATCGCAAGGTGCAATCAAAGGGGCGTTCTTCCCGCTCCCGCCTTTGGAAGAGCAGCAAGCGATTATTGTTCACATCAATGAGAAGTGCGCAGAGATCAGCCAGGCGATTTTAAGGGCCGAGCGCGAGATCGAGCTGATCGAAGAATACCACACCACCCTGATTTGCGATGCGGTGTTTGGCCGGCTGGACGTTCGCCATCTCGCTAAGCCGGAGAAGAGGCGCAAGCCCAGTGTTCATTTCTGCCGTTCGGTGTTGGCCGCTGAAATCGTGGATCGGCACAGGGATACGCCGCGATTCGGCTGGATCAAGCTGCAAAAGGCGATCCTGCTTGCCGAACGACATCTGGAACTGGAAGAGATCCAGAGTCGGCCGGTGCGGGCGGCGGCCGGACCGTTCGACAACGCCATGATGCGTTCGGTGCACGCCCAGATGAAACGCTCGAAATGGTTCGATCCCCAGCGCCAGGAGGGCGGCGGCATTGCGTACCTGCCCATGGAGAAGTGCGGGGCGCATCGCAACTATTTTGACCGGTATTGGGGGGACCGGAAGACGTCCTTCGACCGTCTCATGGAACTGATTCATCCGATGAAAACCGAGCAGATCGAAATCGTGGCCACGCTCTATGCGGCCTGGAACGATTTCCTGATCCAAGGCGAAACGGTGGATGACGACCGTCTGGTGGACGAAGTGCTGAACCGCTGGGACGCCTCTAAAAAGCGCATTTCAGAGGACCGCTGGCGCGCGGCCATTGATTGGATGCGGGAAAAGAACCTGGTGCCCAAGGGGTACGGCCGCGCCACTGAAAGGGTGCAGGACGGGGATTGCTGA
- a CDS encoding N-6 DNA methylase, producing the protein MNMKVHNGIANFIWNIADDVLRDVYVRGKYRDVILPMTVIRRLDCLLEPTKDAVLAMKKQLDKAGIANQEVPLSKSAGQAFYNTSAFTLKRLLDNPKQLKANFEAYLDGFSTNVQEIIDKFDFRNQLKRLDEADRLGHLIEKFVDPQINLGPEPVLDGQGKIKLPGLDNHAMGSLFEELIRRFNEENNEEAGEHFTPRDAVRLMANLIFLPVADRIESGTYLVYDCACGTGGMLTIAEETLMETARRHGKDVGIHLYGQESQPETYAICKADLLLKGEGDEAENICYGSTLSSDAFPSLEFDFMLANPPYGKSWKTDLDRLCGGDKKEMQDPRFVVSHGGDPEFSLVTRSNDGQMMFLVNMLSKMKQETALGSRIAEVHNGSSLFTGDAGQGESNIRRWIIENDWLEAIVALPMNMFYNTGIATYIWVLSNRKSEQRKGKVQLIDATEWCSPLPRNLGKKNCELTAEHIRTICDTFLAFKETDHAKIFPNEAFGYWKITVERPLRLKVDLSELALRRFRKTCDTEKQVPLANLAERVAEAMGPGPHMDFNAFMAAVSSDADVHNVKLTAKRKKLLQTALAETDPDAQPVIRKIYKSGKTQPDSLCGRYAVELGGKSRVVEYEPDTALRDTEQVPLLEEGGVEAFFRREVLPHAIDAWIDDGKTQIGYEISFARHFYKPQNLRSLAEIEADIRALECESDGLLENILEKVEGAAS; encoded by the coding sequence ATGAATATGAAGGTTCACAACGGCATTGCCAATTTCATCTGGAACATTGCCGACGATGTGTTGAGGGATGTCTATGTACGCGGTAAATACCGGGACGTGATTCTGCCCATGACGGTGATCCGCCGGCTTGACTGTCTGCTGGAGCCGACCAAGGATGCCGTGCTGGCCATGAAGAAGCAGCTGGACAAGGCCGGCATCGCTAATCAGGAGGTCCCCCTTTCCAAATCCGCCGGGCAGGCGTTTTACAACACTTCGGCGTTTACGCTGAAACGCTTGCTGGACAATCCTAAGCAGTTAAAGGCCAATTTCGAAGCCTACCTGGACGGTTTTTCCACCAACGTCCAGGAGATCATCGACAAGTTCGACTTCCGCAACCAGCTCAAGCGGCTGGACGAAGCCGACCGACTAGGCCATCTCATCGAAAAATTCGTCGATCCCCAGATCAACCTGGGCCCGGAGCCGGTTCTCGACGGACAAGGAAAAATCAAACTGCCGGGTTTGGACAACCATGCCATGGGCTCGCTGTTCGAGGAACTGATTCGGCGCTTTAACGAGGAAAACAACGAGGAGGCCGGCGAACATTTCACCCCGCGGGACGCGGTGCGGCTGATGGCCAACCTCATCTTTTTGCCCGTGGCCGACCGGATCGAGTCGGGCACCTACCTGGTGTACGATTGCGCCTGCGGAACCGGTGGCATGTTGACCATCGCGGAAGAGACCCTCATGGAAACGGCGCGCCGGCACGGCAAGGATGTGGGCATTCACCTGTACGGCCAGGAATCCCAGCCGGAAACCTACGCCATCTGCAAGGCAGACCTGCTGTTGAAGGGCGAGGGAGACGAAGCGGAGAATATCTGTTACGGCTCCACCTTGTCTTCAGACGCGTTTCCGAGCCTCGAGTTCGACTTTATGCTGGCCAATCCACCGTACGGCAAAAGCTGGAAGACCGATCTCGACCGGCTTTGCGGCGGCGATAAAAAGGAAATGCAGGACCCGCGCTTTGTGGTTTCCCATGGGGGAGATCCCGAGTTCAGCTTGGTCACCCGCTCCAATGACGGACAGATGATGTTTCTGGTCAACATGCTCAGCAAGATGAAACAGGAAACCGCGCTGGGCAGCCGCATCGCCGAGGTGCACAACGGGTCGTCCCTTTTCACCGGCGACGCCGGCCAGGGGGAATCCAACATCCGCCGATGGATCATTGAAAACGATTGGCTGGAGGCGATTGTGGCCTTGCCGATGAACATGTTTTACAACACCGGCATCGCCACCTACATCTGGGTGCTCTCCAACCGCAAGTCCGAACAGCGAAAGGGCAAGGTGCAGCTCATCGACGCCACCGAGTGGTGCAGTCCCTTGCCAAGGAACCTCGGCAAGAAGAATTGCGAGTTGACCGCCGAGCATATCCGGACGATCTGCGATACGTTCCTGGCGTTCAAGGAAACCGATCACGCCAAGATCTTTCCCAACGAAGCCTTCGGGTACTGGAAAATCACCGTCGAACGGCCTTTGCGCCTCAAGGTGGACTTGTCCGAGCTCGCCCTGCGCCGCTTCCGGAAAACCTGCGATACGGAAAAACAAGTGCCCCTGGCCAACTTGGCCGAGCGCGTGGCCGAGGCTATGGGGCCGGGTCCCCATATGGATTTCAATGCGTTCATGGCGGCCGTCTCATCGGACGCGGACGTCCACAATGTAAAACTTACCGCCAAGCGCAAGAAACTGCTCCAAACCGCTCTGGCCGAAACAGACCCGGACGCGCAACCGGTCATCCGCAAGATCTACAAATCCGGCAAGACCCAGCCCGATTCCCTTTGCGGCCGTTATGCCGTCGAGTTGGGCGGCAAGTCCCGCGTGGTGGAATACGAACCCGATACGGCCCTGCGGGACACCGAGCAGGTGCCGCTGCTCGAAGAGGGCGGAGTTGAAGCCTTTTTCCGGCGCGAAGTGCTGCCCCATGCAATCGACGCCTGGATCGACGATGGCAAGACCCAGATCGGCTACGAGATCTCTTTTGCGCGTCATTTTTACAAGCCGCAGAATCTGCGCAGCCTGGCTGAAATCGAGGCCGATATCCGCGCCCTGGAGTGCGAGAGCGACGGTCTGCTGGAAAACATCCTGGAAAAAGTGGAGGGTGCGGCATCATGA
- a CDS encoding hypothetical protein (Evidence 5 : Unknown function), whose amino-acid sequence MRSRPWEGAILMEKPKDVLNINELASYLDIPKSTIYKLVREGKIPAQKVGRHWRFHKETIDAWLGNRDEVAKS is encoded by the coding sequence ATGCGTTCGCGGCCATGGGAAGGGGCCATATTGATGGAAAAACCGAAAGATGTTCTCAACATAAACGAACTGGCCAGTTATTTGGATATTCCCAAATCGACAATTTACAAGCTGGTTCGGGAAGGCAAGATCCCGGCCCAGAAAGTGGGGCGTCACTGGCGGTTTCACAAGGAAACCATCGATGCCTGGCTCGGTAACCGAGATGAGGTGGCAAAATCATGA
- a CDS encoding hypothetical protein (Evidence 5 : Unknown function) — MCGQVGIIFGHKRRRPDERDYLREVFIRMLLHSEERGPHASGLAWLKTDGSHRIFKRPMRAHELVYEKTFQELLGQVDNETTILMGHTRWRTRGNEFNNRNNHPIRAGIVIGTHNGTIYNANYLFRRWKLRRVAEVDSEILFRLAAKAARDGAMDIERFKARLRRCRRQITAVIACRTDPGTVFVLKGNRPLELRWHPRRQARPLRFGTRIPRRCARRGEGLEGTSGPAHEPDGVPARGPGRIFGGALRVHLPREEGGKTMTYTSINQAMNPTEPLKPNTNGMLRLFVYGTLKRGFWNHDRFCRGVLDIWEAEVRGRLYEMHSGIPALQVPDGDVLAHGTSDVWADVATQAGLSEQVAHTPYRPCKAPQRATGAACTGSFSPSTIPSRACPPSNAWRGSVRADRACTDGSSCRYVLPEWSSPHGVTSGIPVSNPTCVCDPFRHLGTGNPLTS; from the coding sequence ATGTGCGGACAAGTAGGCATCATCTTCGGGCACAAGCGCAGACGGCCCGACGAGCGGGATTACCTGCGCGAGGTCTTCATCCGCATGCTGCTGCACAGCGAGGAGCGCGGCCCGCACGCCTCCGGTCTGGCCTGGCTCAAGACCGACGGCAGTCACCGCATCTTCAAGCGGCCGATGCGGGCGCACGAGCTGGTCTACGAGAAGACGTTCCAGGAGCTGCTCGGGCAAGTCGACAACGAGACCACCATCCTCATGGGCCACACTCGCTGGCGCACCCGGGGCAACGAATTCAACAACCGCAACAACCATCCCATCCGGGCCGGGATCGTCATCGGCACCCACAACGGAACCATTTACAACGCCAATTACCTGTTCCGCCGCTGGAAGCTGCGACGCGTCGCCGAGGTGGACAGCGAGATTCTGTTCCGCCTGGCCGCGAAAGCTGCGCGGGACGGTGCCATGGATATCGAGCGGTTCAAGGCGCGCCTCAGGCGCTGCCGCAGGCAGATCACCGCCGTCATCGCCTGCCGGACCGACCCGGGCACCGTCTTTGTGCTCAAGGGGAACAGGCCGTTGGAATTGCGCTGGCATCCCCGCCGCCAGGCCCGTCCTCTACGCTTCGGAACCCGTATACCTCGACGCTGTGCTCGCAGAGGAGAAGGGCTGGAGGGAACTTCAGGTCCCGCCCATGAGCCTGATGGTGTTCCGGCGCGAGGACCTGGCCGCATATTCGGTGGAGCCCTTCGCGTTCATCTCCCAAGAGAGGAAGGGGGCAAAACCATGACATACACCTCAATAAACCAGGCAATGAACCCAACAGAACCCTTGAAGCCGAACACAAACGGAATGCTGAGACTCTTCGTCTACGGCACACTGAAGCGCGGTTTCTGGAATCATGACCGTTTCTGCCGGGGCGTTCTTGATATCTGGGAAGCCGAGGTCCGCGGCCGCCTTTACGAAATGCACTCGGGTATTCCCGCCCTACAGGTTCCGGACGGGGATGTCCTCGCCCACGGCACTTCGGACGTTTGGGCCGACGTGGCCACACAGGCGGGCCTTTCCGAACAGGTGGCGCATACCCCGTACCGGCCCTGCAAAGCGCCACAGCGGGCGACTGGAGCCGCGTGTACGGGGAGCTTCTCACCTTCAACGATCCCGAGTCGCGCCTGCCCGCCATCGAACGCCTGGAGGGGTTCCGTCCGGGCGGATCGAGCCTGTACAGACGGGTCCTCGTGCCGGTATGTATTACCGGAATGGTCCAGCCCGCATGGCGTTACATCGGGGATTCCTGTCTCCAACCCGACTTGCGTTTGTGATCCCTTCCGGCACCTGGGGACGGGCAATCCCCTGACTTCTTGA
- a CDS encoding hypothetical protein (Evidence 5 : Unknown function): MGRRGHTGGPFRTGGAYPVPALQSATAGDWSRVYGELLTFNDPESRLPAIERLEGFRPGGSSLYRRVLVPVCITGMVQPAWRYIGDSCLQPDLRL, translated from the coding sequence TTGGGCCGACGTGGCCACACAGGCGGGCCTTTCCGAACAGGTGGCGCATACCCCGTACCGGCCCTGCAAAGCGCCACAGCGGGCGACTGGAGCCGCGTGTACGGGGAGCTTCTCACCTTCAACGATCCCGAGTCGCGCCTGCCCGCCATCGAACGCCTGGAGGGGTTCCGTCCGGGCGGATCGAGCCTGTACAGACGGGTCCTCGTGCCGGTATGTATTACCGGAATGGTCCAGCCCGCATGGCGTTACATCGGGGATTCCTGTCTCCAACCCGACTTGCGTTTGTGA